From the genome of Solanum lycopersicum chromosome 12, SLM_r2.1:
GCCTCCGGTAACAAAATGAATCAAGCATGTGAAGAAATGCAGCAGACCTGTCTGGCCATACGCGAAGCAAGTAGCTTTTGTGCGCTGAAAGATGGTTGGGATAATTGGTTCCACAGTGGCTCGATAAACCTGCAACAACGGATATGGGATAAAGTTACAAGAAACTGGGTGGTAAATCATCTACTGTTGAAAAGATAAAGTTGAAGGTAGTCCAAAtcagttttgaaaatttttcagACAACCTTGGTATAAATCTTCTATTTAGGTAATGAATGATACCTGATCATTTGTCACAAACTCATCCAGAACAGCATCAAAACAGAACTCATGCTTCTCAACATAAGCAGTCAAGTCCACCTACATAATACAACCAAAGATCAGTTCCTCGCAAATATGGAAAGGTCAAATTAGATGTAACCAAGAAAAAATAGTGAGGTAAAAATAAGTCCTATAAAGCAAACATCAGATAGTGAATCAAGTTATCCATAAATCAAACTCTATGCGAAAATGAATTTTCGACCTTAAGTTTGGGTTCATGGACTGTGAGACTATCATTGTCTGGTACAGTGACAATGTCATCCTCTTTCCGAGCAACTTCCTTCTTGTTTAAAGGTCTCTTGCGCACCTGCCAAACACTAATGTCAGCTTTGAAAATTGCAAGGAGCAAGAACCAACAGATATCTCAACAACCAGAAAACAAGCGCAAAAAGGGAGTCAAAGCACAGAAATTAGTAAAAGCAGTGAGACGATCTTTTATAAATCTAGCAGGCATATATTTATCACTAGCTAGAAACATacaaagacaaaaatatatgaCTGAAATGTCATTTTCCAGTACTCCCAAGTTTTATGTAAAGTGGAACTCATTTAAAACTGACTGAACAATGAATGTAACATCTAGCAAATGTCCATAAAACAGTCATGCAGTTGAATTACCAAATACTACGCAATTGTATTTTGTGCTGcatatcaatttcaaataaatggCGGCTGCAAGAACCTCAGAATCTTTTGTAGGAAGTGGGTCCTCAAATAACATCACGTTTAACCAATGTGAAGTGAGTGAGCAGTTAAGTTGGTTCTGTAGGAAAACTCAAAGATGCTCTTTACGTAAAAAAACATTTGTTGGTGAAATAGAGCAAACTACCAGATTAATTGAAGTAATGGTAATTGAATGATAGGAATTAGAATCCAGTAAGAGAACACAGATATCATTATCTCATCATTTCCtacctaccaaagacaaaaaaatcTTCCCATTTCTAATAGAGCTGCATGCATTTGAACCAGCTACTTACCACTACTTTAATCTTTGCCACATTGTTTTCTCtcccattattttctttttcaattgtgGACAATCCTGCAGCAGCATCTGCCTCTGGTTGTGCTTTCTGCTGTTGATCGTTGTCACTATCAAATGCTCTGTTTACCCCCGGCATGAAAGGTGACACCTCAAATGGTTCTGAATTTACATGCTAAAATGAAATAAGGCCAGAGAATTAGTAAGAAGAAATTCCTCTCTATATCACAAGAAAGTCAAAAACATTACAAGACACATGTCCTAGTATTCGCATATGAGAAAGATTTGGATCAGTCTAACTGTTTAGAAATGATCTAGATTCTAAATAAGAGTGATGACTATGATAGAAAGAACACAGCTGATCTACAACCTCTTAAAATTCAAGCACAATAGGGACAATATCCACAAATAAGGATCTTCACAAAATGTGACTAGTTATCCATCagacatataaaagaaaaagactaGTTATCTGTTATCCAGCAGAAGGAACGTGTATTTCAGTGGATACAAATGATAAAACCAACTCATTTGGTTTCATCAAAACGCAGAAAACCATGACCTGTGAGTTATTCCACAATTAGTACAAGGAAAGCTTTTAAATCCCTCTCATCACCACCAACCCCACCCAAATCTCAGAATTTTTTCCAATTCCAGACATAAATTCagtatttctcatctcataaagTCCAGTCTTAAAACTAGAACACTTCACTGTTAAATAtaatatactaattaataagATAATTACAGCTCTCAATCTATCTGAACACGATGACCCCCAGTGACATCTATTTGTACAATTAGTAACAAAAAGAATGCTTAGTAGTTCATTTACTGTTAAACATTTAACTGAAAAAGGATGAGAAGGCTCCACTGGGACTGGGTAGACCAGCCATGTTCTCTCAGATAGAGTAGAGAAGGAACTAGGTAGTAGGTACTACATAGGTCAAGAACCTTACCTCTGTTAAGAGTTCGGTGTCATCCATGGAATGAAGATCCAGCAGCCCAGCTCCGAAGTCTCCTCTGAACTCAGGAGAATAAAGGTCATCCGGTGATCCAAACCCTCCTGGACTTTGGGCTGTTGGAGTATATGGATCAGAAGCAGATTCGCCATTAAGGTTCAGGTTTCTCATCAATTTGAAAAGCCTTTGTTTCTCTTCCATAGACTGTGCTCCGTATCCCTTCAAACAGTATTCAGGCTTCAAAACTCAATATGCAACATCCAAACAAAAACTAAGATAGACATACTAAAACCCGCATGGTAAAGAACCACAAGAAAGATAAGGCAGGTGAATTGgagagaaaatgatcaaaatattGTTGTGCAAATTGAACTCCGTGATCTGAACTCTCAGTTGCCGGAATTGCAACTAAGGCCGATGGAGTTCAGGAGGAAACCATATGTTGTCAGATATAATTAGAATTAAGTGGAGAAATGGAGCAATGTGCAATGTTTGTATATCAAGGCATTCAATATAACCAGACTAGGGGGAGGGGTaaaccaaataaagaaaaagtctCTCAGGTACTACAGCAAGACATACAAGGACTATTCAATTTGACTAATACCACAGCGTAAAATCTAAAGACAATGAGTGCACATCTGAATATACACATGATTAAAGTTTTACTTAAAATCTTGTATATACATAGTTTTCCAGTCTGAGTCAGTGGAGAACATACATCCCCCCTTGCTTATGACAACTTCTAATTAAACATTAACAGGAAACAAAGGTGGTTATGAAGTATGGTTTCAAACCTGCATAAGCAGGTTCGGAAGCAGACGTTGATCCACGCCAGTAGATGCCAAATGCTGTAATCCAGCAGACTGAAGCCATCGCGCCATGACGGCATCTCCAGCATCACCAGCAGGGCCGGCATTGCCTGAGTGATCATATAGAGCAGTAGCCATTGTATTCCTCTGCTGCGTCTGACCACCCATGTGGCGCTGTGATCGGCGTTGTGGAGCCAATTTCAAAATCTGTAATTCACTACTTTAAACAACAGCAGGAAAgttcaaaaacatcaaaattatgctatcaatcacaaaaaaaaaaaatgaagaagaaaaaacttgtAGATTATGATCCAGGGTGCTTACAGGGAGGAGAAAAGTCGAAATCAAAAGCTGCACATTCACGTGCTATCACGTGTAAATCCAGCAAAGCTGAAAGCAACCGTAAACCAATCGATTTCCAcctaaattcaaaaaaaaagtgttcACGATTCGAATTTCAGCACTCCAAATCTCCTAGTTCAGAATGAATCATAGAATAATACGACAGATGATTATACCGAACCTTTTGCATTTGCACTTTTGAGTTTTGAGAATTCAAACACACAAACTACAACTTCACAAAATCCGATACAACGAACTATTCCTAACATAGAAATGAACCAATCTACGCgaataaaaactcaaacacaCAGAACAGAACCAAAAGCATTGTAGAATcgtaaaatcaaaattataaagtaCAACTCCGCATGCCTACAGTACAACCATACATAACATAGAAACGAGCAAATCCAcgcaaaagaaacaaaaaatcaaacacataGAATCATCAACATTCTCAGTACTTTTCTAGCGATCTACAAACAAAACTCAAAATTACAAAGTACAACTTCTAAAGCCTACAGTACATCAATCCACAgcataaaaacaaacaaacaaatcaacacgaacaaaaaaaatcaaaaacattttCAGTACCTATAAATAGAGTAATTCCGGCGATTCTGACAATTCCGGTGATGCCGGCGATCCTGCAGAACTTTCCAGAAACAGATCTGAGAGAAATGTAGATAAAATTAATCGCTAAATTCTATGAATTCGAAGAAGGAAAATTGCATTAAAGCAAATGATcatacaaaaacatatttttctacCTTTTTTTCTGATAGCGAAATAATATCTGTATtaagtttttatatataatctGTGTCTGTAAGTTGTGTCCATTTTATAtagttgaaaatataaaaagatagaacggctaaattttgaaatatttttttgatggaCTTATATACCCCTACAAATGATTATGAACTCatttgtaatatattttaaattttttatttagtgttCGATAAAATctagattaaattttaaataaatattgtaacgCTTCTGATCTAAGACATttgattaaagaaaaagataatttcaaaaaaataaaataaaaattaatatggtatatagatagatataagAAAGTTATtcaaatgttttctttttatatttttggtctTTTCCAAGTGGACAACAGATAATTAAGATATGTTTTAAAAGCGTTTAATGATAATTCAGATAAAAGATTCGTTTACGATGAAGCTCAAAAGATCGAGATACATTAGGGTGTATTTcactttattttgtatataaagtatatataaTGATTAAAATTACTCCAAAGCAAAACATGCTATATATACATTATTCCCCTTGTGATAAATTTGTAGATGACACCACAAAATTTCTTAAACatatgaagaaaatattaaatgttactAATGTAGtacaatatacaaaatatgaaaCATCTAGATTGATTCAAAAATACATCCAAACACAACTTTCTTTCCCCTTGGAGCATTCAATGTCAACAAATCATCGGTCCAACTAATTCAGATTTATATTGTTGAAAGTTTATTATGGAGTTCTTAGTGCTTCATATCGAGAAAACCTCCATTCTGATTAAGATGGAAAGAACGTATGATGTTCCACCGCCTATATTTCAAACAAGTTAGGGTCGATGGGAGACACCAAACTCTCCACAAAAGTTCCAATACTATCAAACCTATCAAGAATTCCATCAACTTCCAAGTCCCTTGATCTCTCTTCTTCCAAATTATACACCATCAACTTCTCCCCATCCACATTCACCACAACTTCATCATCTCTTATAAAACACAAAGGTTTCAAAAAGTCATAAAAATCAATTCCATCAACACAAAACTTTGTCCAAGAttcctccacaccatactcctTCATCATCCAAACATCAATTCTATTACCATTACCCTCTAGATAATCAACAGCCATAcaaagacatcctttaagcaccACAAGTTTATTGAACACAAATTTACCTTCATCGAGACTACTAGGAGCTACAACTTCAACAAACTCCTCATCACTCAACACAAAAGCACCAATAACAGATACATAATCTGGCTTTTTACTAGCTAACCAATGCAAAGCACCATTCACAAAAACACCAGAAGCAAGCTCAGGAACAGCATGATCATAAGGTGAACTCTTAATCCTCTTCCAAGATCCAACTTTTAATGAGTAAATATCCATAAACATGTCTAAAACATCAGGCTCATATTCATTATCATGGTCATAACGAGAAATCACAACAATCTTATAGTCATCATTAACATAATCATACCCAAATCCATACATACTAAAACTACCAATTGGATCAAGAGCAAAAGGGGAATTTGGGATTTTCTTGAAATCTAGGGTTGTGGGGTTTATAACAACTTTAGAGTCATCTTTATTCAAAATCAAGACCAACCCATTACAAGATCCACAAATATCAACAAATTGGTCACTTGGGGTTGGGTTAATATTGATGGAATTTGAAAAAACACCATTGTTTTTGAAGGTTATAGTTTGAAAAGAGCCGGAATGTGATAAAAGAATGTGTTTTTGAGGTTCTTGAAAGTGGATAATACTAGTGAAGTGAGCTTTGAGGAATTGTTTATTAGAGAGAAAAGAATTTAATGGATTTGATACACACCTTAATTGGCCTATGGATTTTGCAGGTAATCTGCAGAAGATGTTGATTAAGAGCTCTTGAGGGAGATGACCTCCATTGAAGATGgacattttcttttgttcttttgaaAAGATTGAGTGAGAAATGGTTGACTAGGTTTTGGCTTGACTCTCTTAGTTTTTGCGACTAGTAGTACATTGAAAAGGACAACTTAAAGTTGTTCACAGACTATACGagcattttcatttttgtaAAATTGCAAATAACcagatttattaatttgaacaGAACTTTAAAGGCCCAAATATTTTCTTCgaatatgaaaataatgttgataTCGGCCTATGTTGCTTGAATCCTCCAACAAAAAAACAATGTCAAAATGACACTGCACTCATATCAGATCATCCAAAAACACGTCGATAGTGCAGTTatgacttcttctttttttgagaaTCCGAGCAATGTGAAACCCACACAAACGTTATGTGAAATTGGAAAACTGAACCAGTTGAGTAAAATAACTACTGGACAGGTCAAATAGCCACCACTAATATCATTTCAGAGTTTAATTTGTAAGCATTCAACACTGGAGTCTGCAGCTGTTAATAGAAAAAGATGTACTTGATGGAAATTAGACTAAAACATTCATGCATATCACATATGCAAAAGCTCGTCTTCGATGCACATCTTTGGAGTTGAATTTTAACATCAAAGAGAATGTAGCTCATTAGGGGAGGGTGGTTGCATTAGGATTGATCCGTCGTCATCTCGAGATGGAAATTGCATGTCCTGTTCAAGATAGAAAAAGGTAAACTTGAGCTCTCACTAACAGTAATAAGGTTAACAAAGAAACCTTGTTTATAAgctaaaagcaaaaaaaaataaaatcctctAAGGTCCAAAAGCACAAATAAAGCTTTGGCTCAAGTGAGAGAAAGCACAACTGGAATGAAATTTCAATTGTTTCAAGTGTTGCCTCTCTTCATGAAACGTTCATTCGCAGGGAAACTGTCTTAGAGCCTCTATACCAATATTGAACTGCAGATTAAGTGCGGTGAAGCGCTCAATGTGTTTTGAGCCCTGCTTCAGGTTTAAATGAACTTTAAGCACGCCTTTGACAACACTGCTTATAAGTTATAAGCCAACCTACAATTTAAGCTTTCAGAGAAGATAGTCGCAAACTTCAATATGCTATTAGAACATGCAGAGTTCCGGAATTCAAATATCCAGTCACCCATTGGCAAGAAGAATCATCATGTACTTTGTAAAGGAAAA
Proteins encoded in this window:
- the LOC101260412 gene encoding F-box/kelch-repeat protein At3g06240 → MSIFNGGHLPQELLINIFCRLPAKSIGQLRCVSNPLNSFLSNKQFLKAHFTSIIHFQEPQKHILLSHSGSFQTITFKNNGVFSNSININPTPSDQFVDICGSCNGLVLILNKDDSKVVINPTTLDFKKIPNSPFALDPIGSFSMYGFGYDYVNDDYKIVVISRYDHDNEYEPDVLDMFMDIYSLKVGSWKRIKSSPYDHAVPELASGVFVNGALHWLASKKPDYVSVIGAFVLSDEEFVEVVAPSSLDEGKFVFNKLVVLKGCLCMAVDYLEGNGNRIDVWMMKEYGVEESWTKFCVDGIDFYDFLKPLCFIRDDEVVVNVDGEKLMVYNLEEERSRDLEVDGILDRFDSIGTFVESLVSPIDPNLFEI